In one Mycobacterium sp. NBC_00419 genomic region, the following are encoded:
- a CDS encoding MFS transporter: MSELGAVRPHVDSGSPHPRPGLLVATLSVVALTVAVLQTGVVPVLGVIARQLNASTVHVSWAVTANLLAAAATTPLIGRLADLYSKRRVLLVVLAVVLAGSLLAALTASLPLLIIARVLQGASYSLYPISVSILREELPPDRLMRAMAVLSGTLGFGGGMGLVVTGLLMRGDAGYHRVFWLTTAFTAMVIVMVLLVVPSRPRTASGTIDWAGALGLAVGLSAVLLAITQGTGWGWASPRTIGCAGAGLAALGAWWWWERRSAQPLVSTAMLSRRPILLTNIATVLVGMGLYLSFLGLTDFVQSPVASGYGFGATVLGASLVFLLPGAVAGFVTAVLSGRYIDRFGARIVLVVGAMAGVVGFTLLAVLHDQPWQVIAATVLANAYISLAYGALPALVVQEVDAGETGVATSMNAIARTIGSSVAAAIVAVLLSRSQHGFPAESSFIAIFVLGAVTALGALVLIATTRPRLRRLESLDDITDSRAMNHEWG; this comes from the coding sequence GTGTCTGAGCTCGGCGCTGTCCGTCCCCACGTCGACTCCGGCTCACCTCACCCCCGGCCGGGTCTGCTCGTAGCGACGCTGAGTGTGGTGGCCCTGACCGTCGCCGTTCTGCAGACCGGGGTCGTGCCCGTCCTGGGTGTGATCGCCCGCCAGCTCAACGCCTCCACCGTCCACGTCAGCTGGGCCGTCACCGCCAACCTGCTCGCCGCCGCGGCCACCACTCCGTTGATCGGCCGGCTGGCCGACCTCTACAGCAAGCGCCGGGTCCTGCTGGTGGTGCTGGCCGTCGTGCTGGCCGGATCGCTGCTCGCCGCACTGACCGCGTCACTTCCGCTGCTGATCATCGCGCGGGTGCTCCAGGGCGCCTCGTACTCGCTGTACCCGATCAGCGTGTCGATCCTGCGCGAGGAATTGCCCCCGGACCGGCTGATGCGGGCGATGGCGGTGCTGTCCGGAACCCTCGGCTTCGGCGGCGGCATGGGTCTGGTGGTGACCGGTCTGCTGATGCGCGGCGACGCCGGCTATCACCGGGTGTTCTGGCTGACCACCGCGTTCACCGCGATGGTGATCGTCATGGTGCTGCTCGTCGTCCCGTCGAGGCCGCGCACGGCGTCGGGCACGATCGACTGGGCCGGAGCCCTCGGACTGGCCGTCGGGTTGTCCGCGGTGCTGCTGGCCATCACCCAGGGCACCGGCTGGGGATGGGCCTCACCGCGCACGATCGGCTGCGCGGGCGCGGGCCTGGCGGCCCTGGGCGCGTGGTGGTGGTGGGAGCGCCGCAGCGCACAGCCCCTGGTGTCCACCGCGATGCTGTCCCGGCGCCCGATCCTGCTGACCAATATCGCCACCGTGCTTGTGGGGATGGGGCTGTACCTCAGCTTCCTCGGTCTGACCGACTTCGTTCAGTCCCCGGTGGCAAGCGGTTACGGTTTCGGCGCCACGGTCCTGGGTGCCAGCCTGGTGTTCCTGCTTCCTGGCGCGGTCGCGGGCTTCGTCACCGCGGTGCTCAGCGGCCGCTACATCGACCGCTTCGGGGCCCGCATCGTCCTGGTGGTCGGCGCGATGGCCGGGGTGGTCGGCTTCACCCTGCTGGCGGTGCTGCACGACCAGCCGTGGCAGGTCATCGCCGCCACCGTGCTGGCCAACGCCTACATCAGCCTGGCGTACGGGGCGCTGCCCGCGTTGGTCGTACAAGAGGTCGACGCCGGGGAAACCGGCGTCGCGACGAGCATGAACGCGATCGCGCGCACCATCGGCAGTTCGGTGGCCGCTGCGATCGTGGCCGTCCTGCTGAGCCGCTCGCAGCACGGCTTTCCCGCGGAGAGCAGCTTCATCGCCATCTTCGTGCTGGGCGCGGTCACCGCACTCGGGGCGCTCGTGCTCATCGCCACGACGCGGCCGCGGCTGCGGCGTCTGGAATCCCTCGACGACATCACCGATTCGCGCGCGATGAACCACGAGTGGGGCTAG
- a CDS encoding acyl-CoA thioesterase domain-containing protein, which produces MRNGPAHFTAESDGTFHPTRWAQSRWGEDMLNGPAVVALAAWSLEREYGLEGFLPGRLTVDLFKAARKRPTHMRTRLIRDGHRIRNSECDVIQGETVVARATLVQYRTSEPPPGEEWIGDGTFAPPQQTHDNAYLIGSDGAGWDTRGGEHQNTTRKRFYHKPIDAVAGQGLTPFVRAVIVAEATSLVCNLGTKGIGYINGDLTVALTRLPQSHYIGLQAETHWAADGVSVGTATLHDEHGPFGTGMVTAIANPAAQLDFGGFNAVPNLQV; this is translated from the coding sequence ATGCGGAACGGCCCGGCGCATTTCACAGCGGAATCTGACGGTACCTTCCATCCGACCCGGTGGGCGCAGAGCCGCTGGGGCGAGGACATGCTCAACGGTCCAGCGGTCGTGGCACTGGCTGCCTGGAGTCTCGAGCGGGAGTACGGGCTCGAGGGATTCCTTCCCGGCCGTCTCACCGTTGACCTGTTCAAGGCGGCCCGCAAACGCCCAACCCACATGCGCACCCGCCTGATTCGCGACGGCCACCGAATCCGCAACTCCGAATGCGATGTGATTCAGGGCGAGACGGTCGTGGCACGCGCGACGTTGGTGCAGTACCGCACATCCGAACCGCCGCCGGGTGAGGAGTGGATCGGGGACGGCACCTTCGCCCCGCCGCAGCAGACGCACGACAATGCGTACCTCATCGGCAGCGACGGCGCCGGCTGGGACACCAGAGGCGGAGAACACCAGAACACCACCCGAAAGCGCTTCTACCACAAGCCCATCGACGCCGTCGCCGGCCAGGGGTTGACCCCGTTCGTGCGTGCGGTGATCGTCGCGGAGGCCACCAGCCTGGTGTGCAACCTGGGGACCAAGGGCATCGGGTACATCAACGGTGACCTGACTGTGGCGCTGACCCGGTTACCGCAGTCGCACTACATCGGCCTGCAGGCGGAAACGCATTGGGCGGCCGACGGGGTGTCGGTCGGCACGGCGACCCTGCACGATGAGCACGGCCCGTTCGGCACCGGGATGGTCACCGCGATCGCCAACCCGGCCGCCCAACTCGACTTCGGCGGTTTCAATGCCGTGCCCAATCTGCAGGTGTGA
- a CDS encoding DmpA family aminopeptidase: protein MTGGRVCEVNSPQAYAPDGRPRARGLGIAVSGEPGPLNALTDVPGVEVGVVTLISGDGPLEVGRGPVRTGVTAILPRGRAGVGQPCAAGWHSLNGNGEMTGTTWIEESGSFNLPVLLSNTHAVGACHTGVISWANRVDPVLARQWLLPVCAETWDGYLNDINGGHVRPEHAEAALDSATGGPVAEGSVGGGTGMNCYEFKGGNGTASRRVRYASHTFTVGAFVQANFGSRDELTVAGRHVGPLLGVDNPLAGDWFEHDLNRPPPGAGSVIAVIATDAPLLPGQCKALARRVPLGLARTGTTGSHFSGDIFLAFSTAPAPGLASRFPTGAPADDEFSQLTFLPWGRMDELYTAVVQAVEEAVLNALVVNADMVGRDGHRSPALPHDQLRGLL from the coding sequence ATGACCGGCGGTAGGGTCTGCGAGGTGAACTCGCCGCAGGCATACGCCCCCGACGGACGACCCCGCGCCCGGGGTCTGGGAATCGCAGTGTCCGGAGAGCCCGGGCCGCTCAACGCGCTCACCGACGTGCCCGGTGTCGAGGTGGGGGTCGTCACCCTCATCAGCGGTGACGGGCCGCTGGAGGTTGGCCGCGGGCCGGTTCGCACCGGTGTCACCGCGATCCTGCCGCGCGGGCGCGCCGGCGTCGGTCAGCCGTGTGCCGCGGGCTGGCATTCCCTCAACGGCAACGGCGAGATGACCGGCACGACGTGGATCGAGGAGTCCGGATCGTTCAACCTCCCTGTGCTGCTGTCGAATACGCATGCCGTGGGGGCCTGCCACACCGGGGTGATCTCCTGGGCCAACCGCGTCGACCCGGTGCTGGCCCGCCAGTGGCTGCTTCCGGTGTGCGCGGAGACCTGGGACGGCTACCTCAACGACATCAACGGCGGTCACGTCCGTCCCGAGCATGCCGAGGCCGCACTCGACAGCGCGACGGGCGGCCCGGTCGCGGAAGGCTCGGTCGGTGGCGGAACCGGGATGAACTGCTATGAGTTCAAGGGCGGCAACGGAACTGCGTCGCGCCGTGTGCGGTATGCCAGCCACACGTTCACCGTCGGCGCTTTCGTCCAGGCCAACTTCGGGTCACGCGACGAACTCACCGTTGCCGGCCGACACGTGGGTCCCTTACTGGGCGTGGACAATCCGCTCGCCGGTGACTGGTTCGAGCACGACCTGAACCGCCCGCCGCCGGGTGCCGGTTCGGTCATCGCGGTGATCGCCACCGACGCCCCGCTGCTGCCCGGCCAATGCAAGGCGCTGGCCCGCCGCGTTCCCCTGGGCCTGGCGCGGACCGGCACCACCGGCAGCCACTTCTCCGGCGACATCTTTCTCGCGTTCTCCACCGCACCGGCACCGGGGCTGGCCAGCCGCTTCCCCACTGGCGCACCGGCGGACGACGAGTTCTCCCAGCTGACATTCCTGCCCTGGGGCCGGATGGACGAGCTGTACACCGCCGTCGTGCAGGCGGTCGAGGAAGCCGTGCTCAACGCGCTGGTGGTCAATGCCGACATGGTCGGGCGCGACGGGCACCGCTCCCCCGCGCTACCGCACGACCAACTGCGCGGGCTGCTATAA
- a CDS encoding sulfurtransferase yields the protein MTSRSEVLITAAQLISRIGAGEPVTILDVRWQLAEPDGRAAYLAQHLPGAVYVSLDDELSDHSVTGRGRHPLPSGAALTAAARRWGVHQGRPIVVYDDWNRAGSARAWWVLRAAGLADVRILDGGLAAWQAAGGPLEAGAVDPEPGDVTLAHDDLYAGAMPTLSADDLGSVLLLDARAPERFRGELEPVDPVAGHIPGARNLPSTAVLAADGAFAPETAISAQLAERGAEGSAPVGVYCGSGVTAAVTVAALAALGRPAALFPGSWSQWSSDSGRPVARGAQ from the coding sequence ATGACGAGCCGCTCTGAGGTGCTGATCACGGCGGCGCAACTGATCAGCCGCATCGGCGCCGGTGAGCCGGTGACGATCCTCGACGTGCGATGGCAGCTCGCCGAACCCGATGGTCGTGCCGCCTACCTCGCGCAACATCTGCCCGGTGCGGTCTACGTATCGCTGGACGACGAGCTGAGCGACCATAGCGTCACCGGCCGTGGCCGTCACCCGCTGCCCTCGGGTGCCGCCCTGACGGCGGCTGCACGGCGATGGGGTGTGCACCAGGGCCGGCCGATCGTGGTCTACGACGATTGGAATCGTGCCGGTTCGGCACGGGCCTGGTGGGTGCTGCGTGCGGCCGGCCTCGCCGATGTCCGCATCCTCGACGGCGGGCTGGCCGCGTGGCAGGCCGCGGGCGGGCCGCTGGAGGCCGGCGCAGTCGACCCGGAGCCCGGTGACGTGACGCTGGCCCACGACGATCTGTACGCCGGGGCGATGCCCACCCTGAGCGCCGACGACCTCGGCTCGGTGCTGCTGCTGGACGCGCGCGCACCCGAGCGTTTCCGCGGCGAGCTCGAACCCGTCGATCCGGTGGCCGGGCACATCCCCGGTGCCCGCAACCTGCCGAGCACGGCGGTGTTGGCTGCGGACGGCGCGTTCGCCCCCGAGACGGCGATCAGCGCCCAACTGGCTGAGCGCGGCGCCGAGGGCAGCGCGCCGGTGGGCGTCTACTGCGGGTCGGGAGTCACCGCGGCGGTCACGGTCGCCGCACTCGCCGCGCTCGGTCGGCCGGCGGCACTGTTCCCGGGCTCCTGGTCGCAGTGGAGCTCCGACAGCGGGCGCCCGGTGGCTCGCGGGGCGCAGTGA
- a CDS encoding thiolase family protein codes for MTRGPFDGKAVITGAGKSAVGRRLGRTGLDLTLEAVLRAIADAGLSVDDVDGIASYPGPVAAGAGFSGSNVTEVRTALGLRSRWYMSSLETAGQIGPVIQACMAVALGLANHVVVFRSVWESTAAAQAGGGHASVLLGGGGKLPPQMEWTAPFGALSAANWLAMPAQRYMHDFGLTREQLGAIALNARRNAGRNPDAVYRDPMSMEDYLSARMISEPLCLYDCDVPCDGATAVIVSSRDAAAGLPRHPLTVESVGPGMFERPTWEQRFDITTMAAHDSAATLWENTSLRPADVDMAQLYDGFSFLTVMWLEALGFCEHGRVGEFIDGGERIALEGQLPLNTSGGQLSGGRLHGMGFLHEACVQLWEEGGARQAPRTPEVVAVGVGGGPVAGSMLVSSR; via the coding sequence GTGACCAGGGGGCCGTTCGACGGCAAGGCCGTCATCACCGGTGCGGGCAAGTCCGCCGTCGGCCGCAGGCTGGGCCGCACCGGGCTGGACCTGACGCTGGAGGCGGTGCTGCGCGCCATCGCCGATGCCGGGCTGTCGGTCGACGACGTCGACGGCATCGCCAGCTATCCCGGCCCGGTCGCCGCGGGCGCCGGCTTCTCCGGCTCGAACGTCACCGAGGTGCGTACCGCACTCGGGTTACGCAGCCGCTGGTACATGTCGTCATTGGAGACCGCCGGTCAGATCGGCCCGGTGATCCAGGCGTGCATGGCGGTGGCGCTGGGCCTGGCCAATCACGTCGTGGTGTTCCGGTCGGTGTGGGAGTCCACCGCTGCCGCGCAAGCCGGCGGTGGCCACGCCTCGGTACTGCTCGGTGGTGGCGGCAAGTTGCCGCCGCAGATGGAGTGGACGGCGCCGTTCGGGGCGCTGTCGGCGGCGAACTGGCTGGCCATGCCGGCCCAGCGCTACATGCACGATTTCGGGCTGACCCGCGAGCAGCTCGGGGCGATCGCACTCAACGCGCGCCGCAACGCGGGCCGCAATCCCGATGCGGTCTACCGGGATCCGATGTCGATGGAGGATTACCTGTCGGCCCGGATGATCTCCGAACCGTTGTGCCTCTACGACTGCGACGTTCCGTGCGACGGCGCCACCGCTGTCATCGTGTCGAGCCGGGACGCCGCGGCGGGTCTGCCACGCCACCCGCTGACCGTCGAGTCGGTGGGCCCCGGGATGTTCGAAAGGCCAACGTGGGAGCAACGTTTCGATATCACCACGATGGCCGCCCATGATTCGGCGGCGACGCTGTGGGAGAACACCTCGCTGCGGCCGGCCGATGTCGACATGGCCCAGCTGTACGACGGATTCAGCTTCCTGACCGTGATGTGGTTGGAGGCGTTGGGATTCTGTGAGCACGGCCGGGTCGGTGAGTTCATCGACGGGGGAGAACGTATCGCGCTGGAGGGGCAGCTGCCGTTGAACACCAGCGGCGGCCAGCTCTCCGGAGGACGCCTGCACGGCATGGGCTTCTTGCACGAGGCATGCGTGCAGCTGTGGGAAGAAGGCGGAGCGCGCCAAGCCCCACGTACGCCGGAGGTCGTCGCCGTCGGGGTCGGCGGCGGGCCGGTGGCCGGCTCGATGCTGGTGAGCAGCCGATGA
- a CDS encoding Zn-ribbon domain-containing OB-fold protein has protein sequence MSDSSYQRPALRLAPSPTPESTAFWTGGRNGDLLISRCHGCRHFFHPPGPVCWRCRSMDVAAEKVSGRATVAAFTVDRQPWIPGFDPPYIVAIVELAEEPDTRLITNVVDVAPEDIRVGLEVEVFFEDWTALSGGEDSRVWIPLFRPVR, from the coding sequence ATGAGTGACAGCAGCTACCAGCGCCCCGCACTGCGTCTGGCCCCAAGTCCCACACCGGAATCCACCGCCTTCTGGACCGGTGGGCGCAACGGCGATCTACTGATCTCGCGCTGTCACGGCTGCCGGCATTTCTTCCATCCACCCGGCCCGGTCTGCTGGCGGTGCCGCAGTATGGACGTCGCGGCGGAGAAGGTGTCGGGACGGGCCACGGTCGCGGCATTCACCGTCGACCGTCAGCCCTGGATACCGGGGTTCGATCCGCCCTACATCGTCGCGATCGTCGAACTCGCCGAGGAGCCGGACACCCGGCTGATCACGAACGTCGTCGACGTCGCACCCGAGGACATCCGGGTGGGTCTGGAGGTCGAGGTGTTCTTCGAAGACTGGACCGCACTGTCGGGCGGCGAGGACAGCCGGGTCTGGATACCGCTGTTTCGGCCGGTGCGATGA
- a CDS encoding long chain fatty acid-CoA synthetase Faa4p codes for MLRPVAGQCFEIEIRPENNRWTVAIPEINEVTEANTRAAVELAARECIAAHTGIPIGYISVWVRD; via the coding sequence GTGCTGCGGCCTGTCGCCGGTCAGTGCTTTGAGATCGAGATCCGCCCGGAGAACAACCGGTGGACCGTGGCCATCCCCGAGATCAACGAAGTCACCGAGGCGAACACCCGTGCCGCCGTTGAACTCGCCGCCCGTGAATGCATCGCCGCCCACACCGGTATCCCGATCGGCTACATCTCGGTGTGGGTTCGCGACTGA
- a CDS encoding DUF1801 domain-containing protein, whose translation MDDNVSPAQRIDARIAELDDWRGEMLARIRAVITHADPEVVEEWKWRGVPVWSHAGIICTGETYKSVVKVTFLKGASLDDPSGLFNSSLDGNTRRAIDFRDGDDVDEEALTALVHAAVALNTSR comes from the coding sequence ATGGACGACAACGTTTCCCCAGCGCAGCGTATCGACGCCCGGATTGCCGAATTGGATGACTGGCGTGGCGAAATGCTGGCCCGGATCCGGGCGGTGATTACGCATGCCGATCCCGAAGTAGTCGAGGAATGGAAGTGGCGCGGCGTTCCGGTCTGGTCACATGCGGGCATCATCTGCACGGGGGAGACCTACAAGAGCGTGGTCAAGGTGACCTTCCTTAAAGGTGCCTCGCTGGACGATCCGTCTGGGCTGTTCAATTCGAGTCTGGACGGCAATACCCGACGGGCCATCGACTTTCGTGACGGCGACGACGTCGACGAGGAGGCGCTGACCGCCCTCGTTCACGCCGCGGTGGCGCTCAACACGTCGCGATAG
- a CDS encoding response regulator transcription factor — protein MQTSETRTRVVVCDDHPLFREGMVRVLRASGGIEVVGEAADGRAALEAIRDLTPDVAVVDYKMPGLDGVALAHAVARDELPTKVLLVSAFDDSSIVYEALSSGAMGFISKEAPPEQVVDAVRAIARGEEVVPPELARGLAGEVRKRAKGNMMVLTPRELEVVRFIAEGLSVPEISKQIHLSPATVRTHIQKLYEKLGVSDRGAAVAEAMRRRLVE, from the coding sequence GTCGTCGTCTGCGATGACCACCCGTTGTTCCGCGAAGGCATGGTTCGTGTGCTGCGGGCCAGCGGCGGCATCGAGGTCGTCGGCGAGGCCGCCGACGGCCGCGCGGCGCTGGAGGCCATCCGGGACCTGACGCCGGACGTCGCGGTGGTCGACTACAAGATGCCCGGACTCGACGGGGTGGCCCTGGCCCATGCGGTGGCCCGCGACGAACTGCCCACCAAGGTGCTGCTGGTATCGGCGTTCGACGACAGCAGCATCGTCTACGAGGCGCTGTCCTCCGGCGCAATGGGCTTCATCAGCAAGGAAGCCCCACCTGAACAGGTGGTCGACGCCGTGCGTGCCATCGCCCGCGGCGAGGAGGTCGTGCCGCCCGAGCTGGCCCGGGGCCTGGCCGGCGAGGTCCGTAAGCGGGCCAAGGGCAACATGATGGTGCTGACACCGCGCGAACTGGAAGTCGTCCGGTTCATCGCCGAGGGCCTCTCGGTGCCCGAGATCAGCAAGCAGATCCACCTGTCGCCTGCGACGGTGCGCACCCACATCCAGAAGCTGTACGAAAAGCTCGGAGTGTCCGACCGCGGGGCAGCGGTCGCCGAGGCGATGCGGCGGCGCCTGGTGGAATGA